In the Rhizobium sp. CB3090 genome, one interval contains:
- a CDS encoding AAA family ATPase: MRTRLEKRAFADLARSPIVFLAYAGFRSALRHTPEIHTDQHNTVVCILPKGAKTSSYEHAAEVLLRGRHKRFVYEDLQKRVHLLDNMKKSELTKTLNRRALRPIGQMIYLASDPSSVDPLVEIVADRVVELHKPSARQIMAARRLGGLRPISEALAAEVATQSMEVIEMAVGRRSLDEADLMRIAGVLRRSEAAESILGPTLDELPGFAGARDWVARIRHGVKDWRAHVVPWSHVESAALLSGPPGVGKTYFAQALARTLGFKLVATSVGDWQRSKQGYLGDTLKAMEASFAEAKAAKGAVLLIDELDSIGDRRRIGNAHRYYETTVVNALLELTDGVGRLEGVILLGATNYPDRIDPALRRSGRFETHIVLDPPTAQERAEIASFHLGGRIRPEDMRTVTDHFKRATAADLESLAKRARSRARMRQSEVALEDLAAELPERIPIPEDVAYRIAVHEVGHAMVAVHTGFIESATIELETTAVMGQVDDLGRTHYSTDERILPGEHFLTAKIRTLLAGMAAEEVVFGERSIGAGGVIGSDLEQATKIATAMAVSYGLGSSLRFDAPSQAVNESFRPSPEIAGDVSLILRKEYQAARDVVLMVDEEIRKFARLLVVDKQIALERKQVLQIFNAKSARSSRGSSR, translated from the coding sequence ATGCGGACGCGATTGGAAAAAAGGGCATTTGCTGACCTTGCCCGATCCCCTATCGTATTCCTCGCATACGCTGGCTTTCGCTCAGCACTCCGGCACACGCCCGAGATCCATACGGACCAACACAACACCGTCGTGTGCATTTTGCCAAAGGGCGCGAAGACGAGCAGTTACGAACACGCGGCAGAAGTCCTGCTTCGGGGGCGGCATAAACGTTTCGTGTACGAGGATCTGCAAAAGAGGGTGCATCTCCTCGACAACATGAAAAAATCAGAGTTGACAAAGACCCTCAATCGAAGGGCTTTGCGCCCCATTGGTCAGATGATCTATCTCGCTTCGGATCCCTCCAGTGTCGACCCCTTGGTCGAGATCGTGGCCGATCGTGTTGTCGAACTCCATAAACCGAGCGCTCGCCAAATCATGGCGGCGCGCCGGTTAGGCGGACTGAGACCGATTTCGGAGGCTCTGGCGGCTGAGGTTGCGACACAGTCCATGGAGGTCATCGAAATGGCGGTTGGTCGTCGGTCTCTGGATGAAGCTGATCTCATGAGGATAGCCGGCGTCCTCCGAAGATCCGAGGCGGCCGAATCCATTCTGGGACCGACGCTGGACGAACTTCCGGGCTTTGCCGGCGCGCGCGACTGGGTCGCCAGGATCCGTCACGGCGTAAAGGATTGGAGGGCGCACGTCGTTCCGTGGTCTCACGTCGAATCCGCTGCACTCCTTTCCGGTCCGCCGGGGGTGGGCAAGACCTATTTCGCCCAGGCCTTGGCAAGAACGCTTGGTTTCAAGCTTGTGGCGACATCAGTGGGAGACTGGCAGCGATCAAAACAGGGTTATTTGGGCGACACGCTGAAAGCGATGGAGGCCTCCTTCGCGGAGGCGAAGGCGGCCAAAGGCGCGGTCCTTCTGATCGACGAGTTGGATTCGATCGGCGATCGCAGGCGCATCGGTAACGCGCACCGGTATTACGAAACAACCGTTGTAAACGCTCTCCTCGAGTTGACCGATGGCGTTGGCCGATTGGAGGGCGTGATCCTCCTGGGCGCAACAAACTATCCCGATCGAATAGATCCAGCACTCAGACGATCCGGTCGGTTTGAGACACATATTGTTCTCGATCCTCCGACCGCGCAGGAGAGAGCGGAGATCGCCTCTTTTCACCTTGGCGGAAGGATTCGACCTGAAGACATGCGGACGGTGACGGATCATTTCAAACGTGCCACGGCAGCGGACCTTGAATCCCTGGCCAAGCGGGCACGGAGCCGTGCAAGGATGCGCCAGTCCGAGGTCGCGCTGGAAGACTTGGCCGCAGAGCTTCCGGAGAGAATTCCCATTCCGGAAGACGTCGCTTATCGCATAGCAGTCCACGAGGTTGGTCACGCGATGGTCGCTGTCCATACTGGATTCATCGAGTCGGCGACGATCGAGCTCGAAACGACGGCCGTAATGGGCCAGGTCGACGATCTGGGGAGAACCCACTACAGCACCGATGAACGAATTCTTCCGGGAGAGCACTTTCTGACGGCGAAGATTCGGACGCTTCTGGCAGGCATGGCCGCGGAAGAAGTGGTGTTTGGAGAGCGATCGATCGGAGCTGGCGGTGTCATAGGCAGTGACCTGGAACAGGCAACGAAAATCGCGACTGCGATGGCAGTGTCATATGGACTTGGCAGCTCGCTGCGATTCGATGCGCCATCGCAAGCGGTCAACGAATCCTTTAGACCATCTCCCGAGATCGCCGGCGACGTGAGTCTGATCCTGCGAAAAGAGTACCAAGCAGCCAGAGACGTGGTGCTGATGGTCGATGAAGAAATTAGGAAGTTCGCGAGGCTTCTCGTTGTCGACAAGCAGATTGCTCTGGAACGGAAACAGGTGCTCCAGATCTTCAACGCGAAGTCTGCGCGCAGCTCCCGTGGCAGCAGCCGGTGA
- a CDS encoding helix-turn-helix transcriptional regulator translates to MRTLRRMLHAAREAVGRSQKQVADETGISTRTINKVERGVDPVRFNNIVALRNYYETLGVRALEADAPKSWALVFDDSIAPAPDPLRARERAFDAAPGPLLCAARVMLDLSQSDMGKQIGSSHTTIRRLERADGTTAPELAYKLQAYLEMRGFQFVKPHKGVGWILHVPAFS, encoded by the coding sequence ATGAGAACTCTGCGGCGGATGCTCCACGCGGCACGGGAGGCGGTCGGCCGGAGCCAGAAACAGGTCGCCGATGAAACCGGTATTTCCACACGCACCATCAACAAGGTGGAGCGTGGTGTCGATCCTGTGCGGTTCAACAACATTGTGGCGCTGCGCAATTATTACGAAACGCTGGGAGTAAGAGCCCTCGAGGCGGACGCACCGAAGTCTTGGGCGCTGGTGTTCGACGATTCAATCGCGCCCGCCCCCGATCCATTGCGCGCTAGAGAACGAGCCTTCGACGCGGCGCCAGGGCCTTTGCTGTGCGCCGCGCGCGTAATGCTAGATCTCAGCCAATCCGACATGGGCAAACAGATCGGATCCTCGCACACGACGATACGACGGCTCGAGCGCGCTGACGGGACGACTGCGCCCGAGCTAGCCTACAAGCTCCAGGCTTACCTTGAGATGCGGGGCTTCCAGTTCGTGAAGCCACACAAGGGAGTTGGCTGGATCCTGCACGTCCCAGCTTTCAGTTAA
- a CDS encoding GlxA family transcriptional regulator, with the protein MSKTPIKTRSLVFFLVPHFTMLPFSAAIETLRIANRMLGYPAYTWRLASTDGQKVYSSSGIGLEVNTSLADERRNLGGENRPNMVLVCSGIYVEEFQNKSVNAWLRETYNRGVAVGSLCTGAHVLAQAGLLNGKRCAIHWENLPGFAENFPQAEVYADLYEVDSNLYTCAGGTASLDMMLNLIGQDFGENLVNRVCEQQLTDRVRSPHDRQRLPLRARLGVQNAKVLSIIELMESNLAEPLSLLEIADDAGLSRRQIERLFRQEMGRSPARYYLEIRLDRARHLLVQSSMPVVEVAVACGFVSASHFSKCYRELYNRSPQQERAERKLTMSSNRSGVVV; encoded by the coding sequence ATGAGCAAGACACCGATTAAGACGCGTTCCCTGGTTTTCTTCCTCGTTCCCCATTTTACCATGCTGCCGTTTTCCGCTGCGATTGAGACGCTGCGGATTGCGAACCGCATGCTGGGTTATCCCGCCTATACGTGGCGACTTGCCTCGACTGACGGCCAGAAGGTTTACTCCTCCAGCGGCATCGGCCTCGAAGTCAATACGTCGCTTGCCGACGAACGCCGTAATCTCGGCGGCGAGAACCGGCCGAACATGGTGCTCGTCTGTTCAGGCATCTACGTCGAGGAGTTCCAGAACAAGTCGGTCAATGCCTGGCTGCGCGAGACCTATAATCGTGGCGTCGCCGTCGGCAGCCTCTGCACAGGCGCGCATGTGCTGGCGCAGGCAGGCCTTCTGAACGGCAAGCGCTGCGCCATTCACTGGGAAAATCTCCCTGGCTTTGCCGAAAACTTCCCCCAGGCTGAAGTCTATGCCGATCTCTACGAAGTAGACAGCAATCTTTATACCTGCGCCGGCGGCACCGCTTCGCTCGATATGATGCTCAACCTGATTGGCCAGGATTTCGGCGAAAACCTTGTCAACCGCGTTTGCGAGCAGCAGCTCACCGACCGCGTCCGCAGCCCGCATGACCGCCAGCGCCTGCCGCTGCGCGCGCGCCTCGGCGTTCAGAACGCCAAGGTGCTGTCGATCATCGAATTGATGGAAAGCAATCTCGCCGAGCCGCTGTCGCTGCTGGAGATCGCCGACGATGCCGGCCTCTCGCGCCGTCAGATCGAGCGCCTCTTCCGCCAGGAAATGGGCCGCTCGCCTGCGCGCTACTATCTCGAGATCCGCCTCGACCGCGCGCGTCACCTGCTGGTGCAGTCCTCGATGCCGGTCGTGGAGGTGGCGGTTGCCTGCGGATTCGTTTCCGCATCGCACTTCTCCAAGTGTTATCGCGAACTGTACAACCGCTCGCCACAGCAGGAGCGCGCCGAGCGCAAGCTCACCATGTCGAGCAACCGCAGCGGCGTCGTCGTCTGA
- a CDS encoding diguanylate cyclase: MVFRVDFLSDGRSLRRGNQNILLVEDSRMFSSVLSHRFQTELGLNVTHCASLKTLNEALAVDGHGFTMAVVDLNLPDAPHGEALDVTIAQRIPTVVFTASFDMDTRNRIMERSTVDYVLKDNEFALDNLVSTVRRAISNRGTRVLVVDDLSSARRALVELLEAQQFKVAEAGTGVEALAALDDYGDIEVVVTDHHMPDMDGYELTRRIRHRYGSDRMRVIGISSSNDRLLSAMFLKAGASDFIYRPFVAEELQCRIAHNVETLMQLKQLRAAAASDYLTGLYNRRYFYDHGPRIVSECLRHQRPISVAILDIDHFKHLNDTYGHEIGDQVLKAVAGRLHLLFEGSENLLSRLGGEEFAILFTEMDSRAATTLCDEVRVNLSNLKVNADDEELSVTVSIGVAEIAGREAFENYLNAADQFLYMAKHKGRNQVYSDAKMTEEAAE, from the coding sequence ATGGTGTTCCGCGTGGATTTCCTCAGCGATGGCCGTAGCCTTCGCCGTGGCAACCAGAATATACTTCTGGTTGAAGATTCGCGTATGTTCTCTTCCGTCCTTTCGCATCGGTTCCAAACCGAACTCGGGCTCAATGTTACCCATTGCGCCTCACTGAAAACGCTGAATGAAGCGCTGGCGGTGGATGGACACGGCTTCACCATGGCCGTGGTCGACCTCAATCTGCCGGATGCACCGCATGGCGAGGCATTGGATGTTACCATCGCTCAGCGTATTCCCACCGTCGTTTTCACCGCGTCCTTCGACATGGACACGCGCAACCGCATCATGGAGCGCAGCACTGTCGATTATGTTCTGAAGGACAATGAATTCGCCCTCGACAATCTCGTTTCCACCGTACGGCGCGCCATCTCCAACCGCGGCACGCGGGTCCTAGTGGTGGATGATCTCTCATCGGCGCGACGCGCGCTGGTGGAGCTCCTGGAGGCGCAGCAGTTCAAGGTGGCCGAAGCGGGCACCGGCGTCGAAGCATTGGCAGCACTTGACGATTATGGTGATATCGAAGTGGTGGTGACCGATCATCATATGCCGGACATGGATGGCTATGAGCTGACCCGGCGTATTCGCCATCGCTATGGCTCGGATCGGATGCGGGTCATCGGCATCTCCTCTTCGAACGACCGTCTGCTGTCGGCGATGTTCCTCAAGGCGGGTGCAAGCGATTTCATCTATCGTCCATTCGTCGCCGAAGAGCTGCAATGCCGCATTGCGCACAATGTCGAAACCCTGATGCAGCTCAAGCAACTACGCGCCGCCGCCGCGAGCGACTATCTGACAGGGCTCTATAATAGACGTTATTTCTACGATCACGGCCCGAGGATCGTCAGCGAGTGCCTGCGTCATCAGCGGCCGATCTCGGTCGCGATCCTCGACATCGATCATTTCAAACATCTGAACGACACCTATGGCCATGAAATCGGCGATCAGGTGTTGAAGGCCGTTGCCGGCCGGCTTCATTTGCTGTTCGAAGGCAGTGAGAACCTGCTCTCCCGTCTTGGCGGCGAGGAGTTCGCGATTCTGTTCACCGAGATGGATTCACGCGCAGCAACGACGCTTTGCGACGAGGTGCGCGTCAATCTCTCTAATTTGAAGGTGAATGCGGACGACGAGGAGCTCTCGGTGACGGTGTCGATCGGTGTTGCCGAAATTGCCGGCCGCGAGGCATTCGAAAACTATCTCAATGCCGCCGACCAGTTTCTTTACATGGCCAAGCACAAGGGCCGCAATCAGGTCTATTCCGATGCCAAGATGACGGAGGAAGCGGCGGAATAG
- a CDS encoding response regulator: MPFLGISGMQYSGGSLAGARILLAEDSNVFTSMISKKLKELFDIDIEICRNFEELQFAYDKSAEPIRLAISNINLPGAEKGEALEYLVDLSIPTIVFTGTFQEGMRDALIAKDVVDYILKDNIFAVDLLAESICRFLTNHRHHVLIVDDSATARALLSSRLKRYNFRVSVAENGAKALEILKANRDIGLMVTDYNMPDIDGFELTRRIRASIGSHELRIIGVSSSTNRLLSARFLKAGGNDFILRPFIDEEFYCRVNQNLDTLLQIQSMRQERLSA; encoded by the coding sequence ATGCCATTTTTGGGTATTTCGGGAATGCAGTATTCCGGCGGCTCGCTTGCTGGAGCGCGTATTCTTCTCGCCGAGGATTCCAATGTCTTTACGTCGATGATCAGCAAGAAGCTGAAGGAACTCTTCGACATCGATATCGAAATCTGCAGGAACTTCGAAGAATTGCAGTTTGCCTATGATAAGTCGGCGGAGCCGATCCGGTTGGCGATCTCCAATATCAATCTGCCGGGGGCGGAAAAGGGCGAGGCGCTGGAATATCTTGTCGATCTCAGCATCCCGACGATCGTCTTCACCGGCACGTTCCAGGAAGGCATGCGCGACGCACTGATCGCGAAGGATGTTGTCGACTATATTCTCAAGGACAATATCTTCGCTGTCGATCTGCTGGCCGAGTCGATTTGCCGCTTTCTTACCAATCATCGTCATCATGTGCTGATCGTCGACGACAGCGCCACGGCGCGCGCGCTGCTGTCCAGCCGACTGAAGCGCTATAATTTCCGCGTCAGCGTCGCCGAGAACGGCGCAAAGGCATTGGAGATCCTGAAGGCCAATCGCGACATCGGCCTGATGGTCACCGACTACAACATGCCCGATATCGACGGCTTCGAACTGACGCGCCGCATCCGGGCCAGCATCGGCTCGCATGAGCTGCGCATCATTGGCGTCTCATCCTCTACCAACCGGCTCTTGTCGGCGCGCTTTCTCAAGGCCGGCGGCAATGATTTCATCCTGCGGCCGTTCATCGACGAAGAATTCTATTGCCGTGTGAACCAGAACCTCGACACGTTGCTGCAGATTCAGTCGATGCGGCAGGAAAGATTGAGTGCATGA
- a CDS encoding mechanosensitive ion channel family protein, translated as MRLLTLRLRFLPVLLLILSAATVAGFLTGGHAFAQNQQQAQPAEKPEQPAAQAPQSAQLANGLLETAVADLAKAKKDFASIEEESKEEGADDSALLALSGRADELSRSAAAISTRLKPRTAEIDTRLTQLGAPPKDGQPPEAAIVTQERDRLNAERSQISAVTVDADNLVAASNRLVMQLVEVRRKLFAETLFKRTGVSATTFEDAGTAFVNEGVEFGNAVASWIGFVVKAKLGSLLTALFLSLGAALIFLSGGYRLFRRYYVRDENIENPPYISRLSVAFWSTLIRTLSLVAFLVTSFFFLSNFNVLRPDIAPVLAALFGFIGLVYFVGRLANAVFAPFRPHWRLVKLSNKGARSLSWCMQAMAVVNGLDYVFDRISESMGSPVVVTVAKSFFAALLIGLILIAASFGSPILSKNGNPDAPGRRWPHGMAIILRVLGTLLIFTAVIGYVGLARFIATQLIVTSAVLATMYLGFQLGKSVSRQGVFGETIVGRFLESRFALGDVALDQAGLGAGLATYAVALLTGIPLILLSWGFHIQDLELIAYRLFTEIHIGNMSISLVGIFAGVLLFAGGYLVTRWFQRWLDSNVMARGQVDLGVRNSVKTGIGYLGVAVASIIAISAAGIDLSSLALVASALSVGIGFGLQNIVSNFVSGLILLVERPFKVGDWIVSGTSEGIVKRISVRATEIETFRKQSIIVPNSELINGSVGNWTHRNRLARSEIPVSVSFDADPQRVMDILLELVRGIPKVLRNPEPHVEFLRIGPSSLDFEMRFYLSDLSDGMEIRNNLRINILKRFREEGIAIPYPHQELHIVRDSKRGRQTDLLATTNLADSADGPEVVGEDVVKDTASPAEEELPQPLEVRSSVRRRGKASAQ; from the coding sequence TTGCGCCTGCTGACACTCCGCCTCCGTTTTTTGCCCGTGCTGCTTTTGATACTGAGCGCAGCCACAGTTGCCGGCTTTTTGACGGGCGGGCACGCTTTTGCGCAGAATCAGCAACAGGCGCAGCCTGCAGAGAAACCGGAACAGCCCGCAGCTCAAGCGCCCCAGTCGGCGCAGCTCGCTAACGGTTTGTTGGAGACTGCGGTTGCCGATCTCGCCAAGGCGAAGAAGGACTTTGCCTCGATCGAAGAGGAGTCCAAAGAAGAGGGGGCGGATGACAGTGCGTTGCTCGCCCTTTCCGGTCGGGCGGATGAGCTCAGTCGCTCCGCAGCGGCGATTTCGACGCGGTTGAAGCCTCGCACTGCCGAGATCGACACGCGTCTGACGCAGCTTGGTGCGCCGCCCAAGGATGGGCAGCCGCCGGAAGCTGCGATCGTTACCCAAGAGCGCGACCGTCTGAACGCCGAGCGTTCGCAAATCAGCGCCGTGACCGTCGACGCCGATAACCTCGTTGCGGCAAGCAACCGGCTTGTGATGCAGCTTGTCGAAGTGCGCCGAAAGCTGTTTGCCGAGACGCTGTTCAAGCGTACGGGCGTTTCCGCCACCACATTCGAAGATGCGGGAACTGCCTTCGTCAACGAGGGCGTAGAGTTCGGTAATGCCGTAGCGAGCTGGATCGGCTTCGTCGTCAAGGCCAAACTCGGTTCGCTGCTGACTGCCCTTTTCCTGTCGCTGGGCGCGGCGTTGATTTTCCTGTCCGGCGGTTATCGACTGTTCCGCAGGTACTATGTGCGGGACGAAAACATTGAAAATCCGCCATATATCAGCCGCCTCTCGGTCGCGTTCTGGTCGACGCTGATCCGCACGCTGTCGCTGGTCGCGTTCCTCGTAACGTCCTTTTTCTTTCTGTCGAATTTCAACGTGCTGCGGCCGGATATCGCGCCGGTCCTGGCGGCTCTGTTCGGCTTCATCGGACTGGTCTATTTCGTCGGCCGCCTGGCAAATGCGGTTTTTGCGCCCTTCAGGCCGCATTGGCGGCTCGTCAAGCTGTCCAACAAAGGCGCCCGTTCGCTAAGCTGGTGCATGCAGGCCATGGCCGTCGTCAATGGTCTCGATTACGTTTTCGACCGCATCAGCGAATCCATGGGATCGCCTGTCGTCGTCACCGTGGCGAAGAGCTTCTTCGCGGCCCTGCTGATTGGCCTCATCCTGATTGCTGCCTCCTTCGGGTCGCCGATCCTTTCAAAGAACGGCAATCCCGATGCTCCCGGCCGTCGCTGGCCGCATGGCATGGCGATCATCCTTCGGGTGCTCGGTACATTGCTGATCTTCACGGCCGTTATCGGCTATGTCGGTCTGGCGCGCTTCATCGCAACGCAGTTGATCGTGACCAGTGCCGTTCTGGCGACGATGTATCTCGGCTTCCAGCTCGGCAAGTCGGTGTCGAGGCAGGGCGTGTTTGGCGAGACGATCGTCGGGCGTTTCCTCGAAAGCCGCTTCGCGCTCGGCGATGTCGCGCTCGATCAGGCCGGTCTAGGGGCCGGCCTTGCAACCTATGCCGTCGCGCTTCTGACCGGCATTCCGCTGATTCTGCTGTCCTGGGGGTTCCATATCCAGGATCTGGAGCTGATCGCCTATAGGCTGTTCACCGAAATCCACATCGGAAACATGTCGATTTCGCTGGTCGGCATCTTCGCAGGCGTCCTGCTCTTTGCCGGCGGTTATCTGGTGACGCGCTGGTTCCAGCGCTGGCTGGACAGCAATGTCATGGCGCGAGGGCAGGTGGACTTGGGTGTCCGCAACTCGGTGAAGACCGGCATCGGCTATCTCGGCGTGGCGGTGGCGTCGATCATCGCCATTTCGGCGGCCGGCATTGACCTGTCGAGCCTGGCGCTGGTCGCCAGCGCGCTTTCGGTCGGTATCGGTTTCGGCTTGCAGAATATCGTGTCGAACTTCGTCTCGGGCTTGATTCTGCTGGTCGAACGGCCCTTCAAGGTCGGCGACTGGATCGTCTCGGGTACGTCGGAAGGCATCGTCAAGCGCATCTCGGTGCGCGCGACCGAGATCGAAACCTTCCGCAAGCAGTCGATCATCGTGCCGAATTCGGAGCTGATCAACGGCTCGGTCGGCAACTGGACGCACCGCAATCGCTTGGCGCGCTCGGAAATTCCGGTATCGGTCAGTTTCGATGCCGATCCGCAGAGAGTCATGGATATTCTGCTGGAGCTGGTGCGTGGCATCCCGAAGGTGCTCAGAAATCCGGAGCCGCATGTGGAATTCCTGCGCATCGGTCCGTCCTCGCTCGATTTCGAGATGCGTTTCTACCTCTCCGATCTCTCCGACGGCATGGAGATCCGCAACAATCTGCGTATCAATATCCTGAAGCGGTTTCGCGAGGAAGGGATTGCGATTCCCTATCCGCATCAGGAGCTGCACATCGTCCGCGATAGCAAGCGAGGCAGACAGACCGATCTGTTGGCGACCACCAATCTCGCCGACTCCGCCGATGGGCCGGAAGTCGTGGGTGAAGATGTCGTGAAAGACACCGCTTCACCGGCCGAAGAGGAGCTGCCGCAGCCGCTTGAGGTCAGGAGCAGCGTTCGTCGTCGCGGCAAGGCATCCGCCCAGTGA
- a CDS encoding DUF924 family protein, whose amino-acid sequence MAADLIVCTPEEVLSFWFEECTSEDWFRSTVILDEEMRRRFRDTHLALAAGVPDLWRTTSENRLAAIIVLDQFARNIYRGTPLAFATDGLALREAKEALEVGADQGMPAERRIFFYMPFEHAEDLAEQDRAVALFRSLGLEEQIDYALRHRAVIAAYGRFPHRNVFLGRVSTEAEKAYLAQPDAGF is encoded by the coding sequence ATGGCCGCTGATCTGATTGTTTGCACACCAGAAGAGGTGTTGAGCTTCTGGTTCGAGGAATGCACGAGCGAGGATTGGTTCCGCTCGACCGTTATTCTCGACGAAGAAATGCGCCGTCGGTTTCGCGACACGCATCTGGCATTGGCAGCCGGTGTGCCCGATCTCTGGCGGACAACGTCCGAAAACCGCCTTGCAGCGATCATCGTCCTCGATCAGTTTGCCCGCAACATCTATCGCGGAACGCCGCTGGCTTTTGCGACGGATGGTTTGGCATTGCGGGAGGCGAAAGAGGCTTTGGAGGTCGGCGCGGATCAAGGGATGCCGGCGGAACGGCGAATATTCTTCTACATGCCGTTCGAGCATGCCGAGGATCTCGCCGAACAGGACCGAGCCGTTGCGCTTTTCCGCTCGCTCGGTCTCGAAGAGCAGATCGACTATGCGCTTCGCCATCGCGCCGTCATTGCCGCCTACGGTCGCTTCCCGCATCGCAATGTCTTCCTTGGTCGGGTGTCGACGGAGGCTGAGAAAGCCTATCTTGCCCAGCCGGACGCAGGATTCTGA
- a CDS encoding iron ABC transporter permease: MRPGLPILILLLTAFLVMSITAGVSFGAAPIPFATVWSIVGNKLHAGLFPITWSGGQESIVWDVRFPRVILALLVGAGLAVTGAVLQALTRNPLADPHLLGVSSGAAFGAILALLHTGLIFGLLTVPLFSFAGALLAIAAVALVTRLTRSHSADRLVLSGVAVAFVFTALGNLLIFLGDPRAANTVVFWMLGGLGLAQWQHLIYPAGVLLVCLCALMLKSRELNALAMGDETAATLGIAVSQFRFLLFVVTALLTGVMVAFSGAIGFIGLMVPHFVRLLAGGDNVRIVPLSAAFGALTLVWADMAARLIMAPEDMPIGIVTGLAGGIAFILILRKS, encoded by the coding sequence ATGCGCCCCGGTCTTCCCATCCTGATCCTTCTCCTTACTGCTTTCCTCGTCATGTCGATCACGGCGGGCGTGTCATTTGGCGCGGCGCCGATCCCGTTTGCGACCGTCTGGTCGATCGTCGGCAACAAGCTGCATGCCGGCTTGTTTCCCATCACTTGGTCGGGTGGACAGGAAAGCATCGTTTGGGATGTCCGTTTTCCGCGCGTCATCCTGGCGTTACTGGTAGGGGCGGGGCTTGCGGTCACTGGAGCGGTGCTGCAGGCCCTGACGCGAAATCCGCTGGCGGATCCACATCTTCTCGGCGTTTCCTCAGGTGCCGCTTTCGGCGCTATTCTGGCGCTCCTGCACACGGGACTTATTTTCGGGCTGTTGACAGTGCCGTTGTTTTCTTTCGCCGGCGCACTGCTTGCGATTGCCGCCGTGGCGCTGGTGACCCGGCTGACGCGCTCGCATTCGGCCGACCGGCTGGTGCTGTCGGGTGTCGCCGTCGCCTTTGTCTTTACCGCGCTCGGCAATCTCCTGATTTTTCTCGGCGACCCCAGGGCGGCCAATACCGTTGTCTTCTGGATGCTCGGTGGCCTGGGGCTGGCGCAATGGCAGCATCTGATCTATCCGGCCGGCGTGCTTCTCGTCTGCCTTTGCGCGCTGATGCTGAAATCACGGGAGCTGAACGCGCTAGCCATGGGCGATGAGACAGCAGCGACGCTCGGCATCGCCGTATCGCAATTCCGCTTCCTGCTTTTCGTCGTTACAGCGCTGCTGACGGGCGTCATGGTTGCCTTTTCGGGAGCGATCGGCTTTATCGGACTGATGGTGCCGCATTTCGTCCGGCTGCTTGCCGGGGGCGACAATGTCCGCATCGTGCCGCTCAGCGCCGCCTTCGGGGCACTGACATTGGTCTGGGCCGATATGGCCGCGCGGCTTATCATGGCGCCGGAGGACATGCCGATCGGTATCGTCACGGGTTTGGCCGGCGGCATCGCCTTCATTCTGATCCTGCGAAAAAGCTGA
- a CDS encoding ABC transporter substrate-binding protein, translated as MLFAGGTLAEPVTVHSCNRDVTFDEAPVRAVSNDVNLTEMMLALKLRDRMVGYTGVSGWKTLDEKLRDGVQEMPELSPKYPTKEVLLGANADFYFAGWNYGMKVGGEVTPETLAPFGIKVYELTESCIFVMQKNKPTMDDMFVDLLNLGKIFRVEDRAEALVAGYRKQLSDIQSKIGHVDKPTRVFVYDSGEEKPFTSGRYGIPTAMIEAAGGTNVMDDVEKSWTEVSWEPVIEKNPEVIVIVDYGQVTAAQKIAFLKNNPAFKNIDAVKNDRFVVLPYVEATPGPRNIEAIATLAKAFHPEAM; from the coding sequence ATGCTCTTCGCCGGCGGCACCTTGGCCGAACCCGTCACGGTGCATAGCTGCAATCGCGATGTCACCTTCGATGAGGCGCCGGTGCGCGCCGTTTCCAATGACGTCAATCTCACCGAAATGATGCTGGCGCTGAAGCTAAGGGATCGGATGGTCGGCTATACCGGCGTTTCCGGCTGGAAGACGCTGGACGAGAAGCTCAGGGACGGCGTCCAGGAAATGCCGGAACTTTCGCCGAAATATCCGACCAAGGAGGTGTTGCTCGGCGCCAATGCCGACTTTTATTTCGCCGGCTGGAACTACGGCATGAAAGTGGGCGGCGAAGTGACGCCAGAGACCTTGGCGCCCTTTGGCATCAAGGTCTATGAGCTTACCGAATCCTGCATTTTCGTCATGCAGAAAAACAAGCCGACCATGGACGACATGTTCGTGGACCTGCTGAATCTCGGCAAGATTTTCCGTGTCGAAGATAGGGCCGAGGCCTTGGTTGCCGGCTATCGCAAACAGCTTAGCGATATCCAGTCGAAAATCGGTCATGTCGACAAGCCGACCCGCGTCTTCGTCTATGATTCCGGCGAGGAAAAGCCCTTCACATCGGGCCGTTACGGCATCCCGACGGCAATGATCGAAGCGGCCGGCGGCACCAATGTCATGGACGATGTCGAAAAGAGCTGGACGGAAGTTTCCTGGGAGCCGGTGATTGAGAAGAACCCCGAAGTCATCGTCATCGTCGACTATGGCCAGGTCACCGCGGCCCAGAAGATCGCATTCCTGAAGAACAATCCGGCCTTCAAGAACATCGACGCCGTGAAGAACGACCGTTTCGTCGTGCTGCCCTATGTGGAGGCCACGCCGGGACCGCGCAATATCGAAGCCATCGCCACGCTGGCAAAGGCGTTCCATCCTGAAGCGATGTAA